One Actinoplanes missouriensis 431 DNA segment encodes these proteins:
- a CDS encoding M56 family metallopeptidase has protein sequence MRGKTLFDHFLVSVVIIPPLLVIAVRLVAEHLPPRIAASAVAWSAAGAALASLANLAVFALKAVAEIPPVGRVLGWSAQVVADDTAHEPWVSSLSVLLLAAATVSLVRTWRRQDRLLSIAGRSDEPVVLVPDPAAHAYAVPGRPGHVVVTTGMRDALSAEQFAALLAHEKAHLDARHHRLVRVSELASAAHPALWWVTRQVDYLVERAADECAATVVGSRRTVAEAIGIAALAATPRPAVGLHAAGGVVPRRVSNLLRPPGRRTAAILCALPVALAAFSLIWTGEAAYDLGELLHAAMVVR, from the coding sequence GTGAGAGGAAAGACGTTGTTCGACCACTTCCTGGTATCCGTCGTCATCATCCCGCCACTGCTGGTGATCGCGGTGCGTCTCGTCGCCGAGCACCTGCCACCCCGGATCGCCGCGTCCGCGGTCGCCTGGTCGGCGGCCGGCGCCGCCCTCGCCAGCCTGGCGAACCTGGCGGTCTTCGCACTCAAGGCGGTCGCCGAGATCCCGCCGGTCGGGCGCGTTCTCGGCTGGTCCGCCCAGGTCGTCGCGGACGACACGGCCCACGAGCCGTGGGTGTCGTCGCTGAGCGTGCTGCTGCTGGCCGCCGCCACCGTCTCGCTCGTGCGGACCTGGCGGCGGCAGGATCGCCTGCTGTCCATCGCCGGGCGGTCCGACGAGCCGGTGGTGCTGGTCCCGGACCCGGCGGCGCACGCCTACGCCGTGCCCGGCCGGCCCGGGCACGTGGTGGTGACCACCGGCATGCGCGACGCGCTCTCCGCCGAGCAGTTCGCGGCGCTGCTCGCCCACGAGAAGGCCCACCTGGACGCCCGCCACCACCGGCTGGTCCGGGTCAGCGAGCTCGCGTCGGCCGCGCACCCGGCACTGTGGTGGGTCACCCGGCAGGTCGACTACCTGGTGGAACGCGCCGCCGACGAATGCGCCGCGACGGTGGTCGGCTCCCGCCGCACGGTCGCCGAGGCGATCGGCATCGCCGCGCTGGCAGCAACCCCCCGCCCCGCCGTCGGCCTGCACGCGGCCGGCGGCGTGGTCCCCCGCCGGGTGAGCAACCTGCTGCGGCCGCCGGGGCGCCGGACCGCCGCGATCCTCTGCGCGCTGCCCGTCGCACTCGCCGCGTTCTCCCTGATCTGGACCGGCGAGGCCGCCTACGACCTCGGCGAACTCCTGCACGCCGCGATGGTCGTTCGATGA
- a CDS encoding PadR family transcriptional regulator → MTTPVRVTTAVSKVLAALLEDPEAERYGLDLMRASGHPSGTLYPILLRLQRAGWVQAEWEDVDPVAAGRPARRYYKLTPDGLVAARTELAALRRQLDRALGGSPETRPA, encoded by the coding sequence ATGACCACGCCCGTCCGCGTCACGACCGCCGTGTCGAAGGTGCTCGCCGCGCTTCTGGAGGACCCGGAGGCCGAGCGTTACGGCCTCGACCTCATGCGCGCCAGCGGCCACCCCAGCGGCACGCTCTATCCGATCCTGCTCCGGCTGCAGCGCGCCGGCTGGGTGCAGGCCGAGTGGGAGGACGTCGATCCGGTCGCCGCCGGTCGCCCCGCCCGGCGCTACTACAAGCTCACCCCGGACGGCCTCGTCGCGGCCCGCACCGAGCTCGCGGCTCTGCGCCGGCAGCTCGACCGGGCTCTCGGCGGCTCCCCGGAAACGAGGCCCGCGTGA